One Brevibacterium spongiae DNA segment encodes these proteins:
- a CDS encoding arsenic resistance protein produces MSTSIQAAWWVGGLVLGVLLGAGVPGFGSAAEWAVTPCLIVLLFLTFLELPFEAAARAFGNTRFLAIVVGLNFLIVPLVAAGLVTVVDLSQPLLLPVLVVLLSPCIDYVIVFTRAAGGAFEALLALTPVLMVAQLLFLPVGLWAVTGGELSSELPVGPLLEALLLFIVIPLVAAISVRAVSTRSVRCRRVVQASSSLMDPVMTLTLVVIAASVTPVIGDSITQLGTAALVFALFALVMSAVAWATSRAAKLEARLARAAVMSAVTRNSLVMLPIVRAASGDGIGPATMVTQTLVELLFLLLLVRVLPLLTPNTAASENR; encoded by the coding sequence TTGTCGACGTCGATTCAGGCCGCCTGGTGGGTGGGCGGACTCGTCCTCGGGGTGCTGCTCGGGGCAGGAGTCCCCGGTTTCGGTTCCGCGGCGGAATGGGCGGTGACGCCCTGCCTCATCGTGCTCCTCTTCCTCACCTTCCTCGAGCTGCCCTTCGAAGCGGCGGCGAGGGCGTTCGGGAACACCCGCTTCCTGGCGATAGTAGTGGGGCTGAACTTCCTCATCGTCCCCCTCGTCGCGGCCGGACTCGTCACCGTCGTCGACCTCTCCCAGCCACTGCTGCTGCCCGTGCTCGTCGTTCTGCTGAGTCCGTGCATCGACTACGTCATCGTCTTCACGCGTGCCGCGGGCGGTGCGTTCGAAGCTCTTCTTGCCCTCACCCCTGTTCTCATGGTTGCCCAGCTGCTGTTCCTGCCCGTGGGGCTGTGGGCCGTCACCGGAGGCGAACTCTCCTCCGAACTGCCGGTCGGCCCGCTGTTGGAAGCGCTGCTGCTGTTCATCGTCATCCCTCTCGTCGCTGCGATCAGCGTGCGGGCGGTGTCGACGCGTTCTGTGCGCTGTCGTCGGGTCGTTCAGGCATCCTCGTCGCTGATGGATCCCGTGATGACTCTGACGCTGGTGGTCATCGCCGCCTCGGTGACCCCGGTGATCGGCGATTCGATCACACAGCTGGGCACAGCAGCGCTCGTCTTCGCACTCTTCGCTCTGGTCATGTCCGCCGTTGCATGGGCGACATCGCGAGCCGCGAAGTTGGAGGCACGACTGGCCCGTGCGGCGGTGATGTCGGCAGTGACGAGGAATTCTCTCGTCATGCTCCCGATTGTGCGTGCGGCCTCCGGCGACGGAATCGGGCCGGCGACGATGGTCACGCAGACCCTCGTCGAACTGCTCTTCCTCCTCCTGCTCGTCCGAGTCCTGCCTCTCCTCACCCCCAACACTGCCGCGTCCGAAAACCGCTAG
- a CDS encoding DNA-3-methyladenine glycosylase 2 family protein, whose translation MLTTDQCYQAVSSRDRRFDGMFFTAVHTTGIFCRPSCPARTPKRENVDFFVTAAAAADAGFRACKRCRPDASPNSPEWDARGDVVARAVRLIRDGAIDRGGVEAVAAQLGYSSRQLSRLMREELGAGPLALARTERVRTARTLIEATAMPMTDIAFAAGFASIRQFNDTFRDMYSVSPRQLRTAGGGRPGTEQLVLRLAYRPPLDFGYLLAYLAVRAVPGIETVADGAYTRSMRLAHGPGVVTVRQGTGDFVDCRLRLADTRDLGSAVARARRILDLDADPQTITETVRTAGLETLIDRHSGIRSPGHSDPVELALRTVLGQQISLAAARTHLGRLVSGSGEMLPKELQADGVDRVFPTAEVIAAVPDEEWSLPSARIRTIQVLASALAEGRLDLGAGSDRDAASRDLLALPGIGPWSTGYIRMRALGDPDVYLGSDLGVKKAVADIADLTPSGDWSYIVAACSPWRSYLTHLLWAEHARSEH comes from the coding sequence ATGCTCACAACCGACCAGTGCTATCAGGCGGTCTCGTCCCGAGACAGACGATTTGATGGGATGTTCTTCACCGCCGTGCACACCACTGGGATCTTCTGCCGTCCGTCGTGCCCGGCACGGACACCGAAGAGGGAGAACGTCGACTTCTTCGTCACCGCCGCGGCGGCTGCCGATGCGGGATTCCGCGCCTGCAAGCGATGCCGACCGGACGCCAGTCCGAATTCTCCCGAATGGGACGCCCGCGGGGATGTCGTCGCCCGCGCCGTCCGCCTCATCCGTGACGGTGCCATCGACCGCGGCGGCGTCGAGGCCGTGGCGGCACAGCTGGGCTACAGTTCCCGACAGCTGTCTCGTCTCATGCGTGAGGAACTCGGTGCCGGTCCGCTCGCTCTGGCCCGCACCGAGCGTGTCCGCACGGCCAGGACTCTCATCGAGGCCACGGCGATGCCGATGACCGATATCGCCTTTGCCGCGGGATTTGCCAGCATCCGCCAGTTCAACGACACTTTCCGAGATATGTACTCGGTGAGTCCCAGGCAGCTGCGCACAGCCGGGGGCGGCCGGCCCGGCACGGAACAGCTGGTTCTTCGGCTCGCCTATCGCCCGCCTCTCGATTTCGGCTACCTCTTGGCCTACCTTGCAGTGCGGGCAGTGCCCGGAATCGAGACCGTGGCCGACGGTGCCTACACCCGGTCGATGCGTTTGGCGCATGGGCCGGGAGTGGTCACCGTGAGGCAGGGGACAGGTGACTTCGTCGACTGTCGGCTGCGATTGGCCGATACGCGCGACCTCGGCAGCGCGGTTGCGCGTGCCCGGCGCATCCTCGACCTCGACGCCGATCCTCAAACGATCACCGAGACTGTTCGCACCGCCGGGCTCGAGACACTCATCGACAGGCACTCGGGAATCCGTTCACCGGGGCACAGCGACCCCGTCGAACTGGCCCTGAGGACGGTTCTCGGTCAGCAGATCTCGCTGGCCGCGGCACGGACCCATCTGGGCAGGCTGGTCTCCGGAAGCGGAGAGATGCTGCCCAAAGAACTCCAGGCCGACGGCGTCGACCGAGTGTTTCCGACGGCCGAAGTGATCGCGGCAGTCCCCGACGAAGAATGGTCGCTGCCATCCGCGCGGATTCGCACAATCCAGGTACTTGCGTCTGCCCTGGCCGAAGGTCGCCTCGACCTCGGTGCGGGAAGTGATAGGGACGCCGCCAGCCGGGATCTGCTCGCCCTGCCGGGGATCGGGCCGTGGAGCACCGGCTATATCCGGATGCGTGCCCTCGGCGACCCGGACGTCTACCTCGGCTCCGATCTCGGAGTGAAGAAGGCAGTGGCAGACATCGCGGACCTGACTCCGTCAGGGGACTGGTCGTACATCGTGGCCGCCTGCAGTCCGTGGCGTTCCTATCTCACCCATCTCCTCTGGGCAGAACATGCCAGGTCGGAACACTGA
- a CDS encoding methylated-DNA--[protein]-cysteine S-methyltransferase, whose amino-acid sequence MTSQQTNQQQNTTTIETHRAPEVGAPLDLPITSAPVYSTVLETELGPILLTSDGVHLTGLYLEVSEAIEARLRKAFGVDPTPADDLEIFSRTATQLGEYFAGERTEFNVPLAAQGTEFQRAVWRALTEIPYGRTAGYGELAANLGRPNAARAVGAANGKNPISIIVPCHRVIGADGSMTGYAWGEANKRHLLTLETP is encoded by the coding sequence ATGACTTCTCAGCAGACGAACCAGCAGCAGAACACGACAACCATCGAAACTCACCGGGCACCTGAGGTCGGCGCCCCACTCGACTTGCCGATAACCTCGGCGCCGGTCTATTCGACAGTGCTCGAGACGGAGCTCGGACCGATCCTGCTGACCTCGGATGGTGTTCATCTCACCGGCCTCTACCTAGAAGTCTCCGAGGCGATTGAAGCTCGCCTGCGCAAGGCGTTCGGAGTCGACCCGACACCGGCCGACGACCTCGAAATCTTCTCCCGCACGGCAACACAGCTGGGGGAGTACTTCGCTGGTGAGCGCACCGAGTTCAACGTGCCGCTCGCCGCGCAGGGAACCGAATTCCAACGCGCGGTCTGGCGGGCTCTGACGGAGATTCCATACGGCAGGACTGCCGGCTACGGGGAGCTCGCGGCGAACCTGGGGAGGCCGAATGCGGCGAGAGCGGTCGGCGCGGCGAACGGGAAGAATCCCATCAGCATCATCGTCCCCTGCCACCGCGTGATCGGAGCCGACGGATCGATGACAGGCTACGCGTGGGGCGAGGCCAACAAACGTCACCTGCTCACCCTAGAAACCCCCTAG
- a CDS encoding universal stress protein: protein MSETANSRRLVVGYIATDRGRDAIALAISIARSIDIELVVTIVRPESSTILAGSAVPQDGAGIVAQQIDEWLEEALSLVPDDVSAKGVIHIASNESKGLMEVAEAEGALGIVIGARAASLMRQLRIGTVASSLLHSATVPVVLAPPEKSDIGPISRVTALFGARPGASSLIGAAVQSASSLGVDLRLLSLIENDGLVDDEVAEVAEFAEQYGGAVLAERAAEMFAAGRATVKSRAGADIEEAAEGIEWQPGEVAFIGSSRLGRGGKVAIGARARRLLRVLPVPVVVVPRRAVSPVRTN from the coding sequence ATGTCAGAGACCGCAAACTCGCGACGGCTGGTCGTCGGGTACATCGCCACGGATCGGGGCCGCGACGCCATCGCGTTGGCCATCTCGATCGCCCGCTCCATCGACATCGAACTCGTCGTCACCATCGTGCGACCGGAGTCCTCGACGATCCTGGCCGGCAGCGCAGTTCCGCAGGACGGTGCCGGCATCGTCGCCCAGCAGATCGACGAGTGGCTCGAAGAGGCCCTGTCTCTCGTGCCCGACGATGTCTCTGCCAAGGGCGTCATCCACATCGCTTCGAACGAGTCCAAGGGGCTCATGGAAGTCGCCGAGGCCGAAGGCGCCCTCGGCATCGTCATCGGGGCGCGGGCGGCCTCACTCATGCGCCAGCTGCGGATCGGCACCGTCGCCTCCTCGCTCCTGCATTCCGCGACCGTTCCGGTCGTCCTGGCGCCTCCGGAGAAGTCCGACATCGGTCCGATCTCCCGCGTCACCGCGCTCTTCGGCGCGCGTCCCGGTGCCTCGTCCCTCATCGGCGCCGCAGTGCAGTCGGCCAGCAGCCTCGGTGTGGACCTGCGGCTGCTCTCCCTCATCGAAAACGACGGACTGGTCGATGACGAGGTCGCCGAAGTGGCCGAGTTCGCCGAGCAGTACGGGGGAGCGGTCCTCGCCGAGCGTGCGGCAGAGATGTTCGCCGCCGGTCGAGCGACTGTGAAGTCCCGTGCCGGTGCCGACATCGAGGAGGCCGCCGAGGGAATCGAATGGCAGCCCGGAGAGGTGGCTTTCATCGGCTCGAGCCGTCTCGGCCGCGGCGGCAAGGTAGCGATCGGCGCCCGCGCCCGACGCCTGCTGAGAGTCCTGCCCGTCCCGGTGGTCGTGGTGCCCAGGCGCGCCGTCAGCCCGGTTCGAACGAATTGA
- a CDS encoding alpha/beta fold hydrolase, with translation MSGHETAAWVYDGDEQARPLLMVHGFRGDHHGMDLIAGEIRDRTVIVPDLPGFGETSPLHAGLGLNSYIDFLSGLVIEITRVFGLPPIVLGHSFGSILVSHLAAHSPETTPELILVNPITTPALEGSARFLTGLTKAYYELGARLPHRAGHALLSNPIIVRAMSEVMATTRDPGTRAYIHDQHARYFSSFADRSSLAEAYETSVSHTVTEVAESLSMPTLVIAGDRDAIAPIGATRSFVAELADATFVELGGVGHLVHYERSEAAASAIGEFVRTRT, from the coding sequence GTGTCCGGCCACGAAACCGCGGCATGGGTGTACGACGGAGACGAACAAGCACGCCCGCTGCTGATGGTGCACGGTTTCCGCGGCGACCACCACGGCATGGATCTCATCGCCGGTGAGATCCGCGACCGGACTGTCATCGTCCCTGACCTGCCCGGATTCGGCGAGACCTCGCCATTGCACGCCGGGCTGGGACTGAACTCATATATCGACTTCCTGTCGGGTCTCGTCATCGAGATCACCCGAGTCTTCGGGCTGCCGCCGATCGTGCTCGGGCACTCCTTCGGGTCGATTCTGGTCAGCCATCTGGCCGCCCACAGCCCCGAAACGACCCCGGAACTCATCCTCGTCAATCCGATCACCACTCCGGCGCTCGAGGGATCTGCACGATTCCTCACCGGGCTGACGAAGGCGTATTACGAACTCGGGGCGCGGCTGCCACACCGGGCGGGGCATGCGCTGCTGTCCAACCCCATCATCGTCCGGGCGATGAGCGAGGTCATGGCGACGACGCGCGACCCCGGTACGCGCGCGTACATCCACGATCAGCACGCCAGATACTTCTCCTCGTTCGCCGACCGTTCGTCACTGGCCGAAGCGTACGAGACCTCGGTATCCCACACCGTCACCGAGGTGGCCGAATCCCTTTCGATGCCCACGCTCGTCATCGCCGGCGATCGAGACGCGATCGCGCCTATCGGCGCTACCCGATCGTTCGTCGCCGAGCTTGCCGATGCGACCTTCGTTGAGTTGGGAGGCGTCGGGCACCTGGTGCACTACGAACGATCGGAGGCGGCCGCCTCGGCGATCGGGGAATTCGTGCGCACCCGCACCTAG
- a CDS encoding phage holin family protein, whose product MNFFSRVIVNACAIWVAAWILPGVTITGNRVVEEQTGTIPAMIISYLVIGLIFGLANAFIKPILSFVSAPITCLTLGLFSIVINALMLALTSWLSGFTPFEFTIDSFFFSAIFAAIIVSIISALLGWLVPDRSAEHDRR is encoded by the coding sequence ATGAATTTCTTCTCTCGCGTCATCGTCAACGCCTGCGCGATCTGGGTGGCGGCCTGGATTCTGCCGGGCGTGACGATCACAGGGAACCGAGTCGTCGAGGAACAGACCGGGACGATCCCGGCCATGATCATCTCCTACCTCGTCATCGGACTCATCTTCGGTCTGGCCAACGCCTTCATCAAACCGATTCTCAGCTTCGTGTCCGCTCCGATCACCTGCCTGACACTCGGACTGTTCTCGATCGTGATCAATGCGCTCATGCTGGCGCTGACGAGCTGGCTCTCCGGCTTCACGCCCTTCGAGTTCACCATCGACTCGTTCTTCTTCTCCGCGATCTTCGCCGCGATCATCGTGTCGATCATCTCAGCGCTTCTGGGGTGGCTCGTCCCGGACCGAAGCGCCGAACACGACCGGAGATGA
- a CDS encoding MFS transporter, whose amino-acid sequence MTDSETPTPSQNPTEPTLFSAVGRTYFPIAFVARMPFAMIVVGVLTLVVAGRGSLSLGGINSAMVGLGTAVFGSFIGAAADKWGQRYVLLIVGFLNCVALTFMAWVVFSPLPDFVVFIAAFAIGATSPQVAPMSRSRVVDIIMTVLPVPRRPKVLNGTMAYESAADEIIFVFGPFLVGLLATLFNPVAPIIGAIVMTLVFVSAFALHPTGRRRSAALTAEAAKQAPAKDVFTAGVFVVVLGVFGVGMVFGSTLTALTALTNDIGRPEEAGLIYGVMGIGSAVLAICVAVFPSSFALWARLLCFAPILVTGAVVLASTESMPIIVIALLLMGSAIGPSLVTLFSLAAERAPQGRSATVMSMAGSAIIVGQSVASAINGILAEDQGTATAMAVPVAASAIVLLAGVLNLIVDKKPHRRGSGSSRRAVVDGEEEI is encoded by the coding sequence ATGACTGACAGCGAAACACCGACACCTTCACAGAATCCGACTGAGCCGACCCTGTTCTCGGCAGTCGGGCGCACCTATTTCCCGATCGCGTTCGTCGCACGGATGCCGTTCGCGATGATCGTCGTCGGCGTGCTCACCCTCGTCGTCGCCGGCCGCGGGTCGCTGAGCCTCGGCGGCATCAACTCGGCCATGGTCGGTCTCGGCACAGCAGTGTTCGGATCCTTCATCGGGGCCGCGGCCGACAAGTGGGGACAGCGCTACGTCCTGCTCATCGTCGGCTTCCTCAACTGCGTCGCGCTGACGTTCATGGCCTGGGTCGTGTTCAGCCCGCTGCCCGATTTCGTCGTCTTCATCGCAGCGTTCGCCATCGGTGCGACCTCACCGCAGGTTGCGCCCATGTCCCGCTCTCGGGTCGTCGACATCATCATGACTGTGCTGCCGGTGCCCCGCCGACCCAAAGTGCTCAACGGCACCATGGCGTACGAGTCGGCTGCCGACGAGATCATCTTCGTCTTCGGACCGTTCCTCGTCGGCCTTCTGGCCACACTGTTCAACCCGGTCGCTCCCATCATCGGCGCGATCGTGATGACACTCGTCTTCGTCTCAGCCTTCGCCCTGCACCCGACGGGCAGGCGTCGGTCGGCCGCTCTGACGGCAGAGGCAGCGAAGCAGGCACCGGCGAAGGATGTGTTCACGGCCGGAGTCTTCGTCGTCGTTCTCGGTGTCTTCGGTGTCGGCATGGTGTTCGGTTCGACCCTCACAGCCCTGACTGCGCTGACCAATGACATCGGGCGACCGGAGGAGGCGGGACTCATCTACGGTGTCATGGGCATCGGGTCGGCGGTTCTTGCGATCTGCGTGGCGGTGTTCCCCTCGTCATTCGCCCTGTGGGCCAGGCTGCTGTGCTTCGCTCCCATCCTGGTCACCGGTGCTGTGGTTCTGGCATCGACGGAATCGATGCCGATCATCGTCATCGCCCTGCTGCTCATGGGATCGGCGATCGGGCCGAGCCTCGTCACGCTGTTCAGCCTCGCAGCCGAACGTGCGCCGCAGGGAAGGTCGGCGACAGTGATGTCGATGGCCGGCTCGGCGATCATCGTCGGCCAGTCGGTCGCCTCGGCGATCAACGGCATCCTCGCCGAGGACCAGGGCACCGCCACGGCGATGGCTGTGCCCGTCGCCGCCTCGGCGATCGTCCTCCTTGCCGGAGTCCTCAATCTCATCGTCGACAAGAAGCCCCACCGCAGGGGATCCGGGTCCTCGCGCAGGGCCGTCGTCGACGGTGAAGAAGAGATCTGA
- a CDS encoding peptide MFS transporter yields MSSSTSTTEAIRSDTRFFGHPLPLMQLFSLELWERFSYYGMNGILALYLYFSVTDGGMGLEKGTAVGIVGAYGGAVFLATILGAWIADRLAGAEKVLFYSAIIIMIGHIALALIPGFGGVAIGLILVALGSGGLKANASALVGELYEEKDPRRDAGFTIFYMGVNIGALIGPLLTGLLQKNIGFHYGFGAAAVGMALGLIIYLSGRKSLPPESRVAVNPLPKNKLYLFIVAIIVVVLLAGLLWMTKIVNPDNLDWWIAGISAGAAACYFIVMYTSPQTDSDERSRVLAFIPFFITVVVFWSMYQQIFGVLTVYSDTQLNRSIFGWEMPINWIQLIPAFFVIVFAPLFATLWMKLGPKQISTPVKAGLSLVLIGIGFLMFLPFAEAGTNETPLLWVALTLAVFVFGELLISPVGLSFSTKVAPKVFQSQMIAVFFLASGVGTALSGVLGGYFDTANQAPYWTSIGGASVVLGLLALTLTKPMLKLLRGIR; encoded by the coding sequence ATGTCTTCAAGCACCTCGACGACCGAGGCCATCCGAAGCGACACCCGCTTCTTCGGACACCCTCTGCCGCTCATGCAGCTGTTCAGCCTGGAACTGTGGGAGCGCTTCTCCTACTACGGGATGAACGGCATCCTCGCCCTCTACCTCTACTTCAGCGTCACCGACGGTGGAATGGGGCTCGAAAAGGGCACTGCTGTGGGCATCGTCGGCGCATACGGCGGTGCGGTATTCCTCGCGACGATCCTCGGCGCCTGGATTGCCGACCGTCTGGCCGGAGCCGAGAAGGTCCTCTTCTACTCCGCGATCATCATCATGATCGGTCATATCGCCCTGGCGCTCATCCCCGGCTTCGGGGGAGTGGCGATCGGTCTCATCCTCGTGGCACTCGGCTCCGGAGGGCTGAAGGCGAACGCCTCGGCGCTCGTCGGCGAACTGTATGAAGAGAAGGACCCGCGCCGGGATGCCGGCTTCACCATCTTCTACATGGGTGTGAACATCGGTGCCCTCATCGGACCGCTGCTCACCGGCCTGCTGCAGAAGAACATCGGATTCCACTACGGCTTCGGTGCCGCCGCCGTCGGCATGGCGCTGGGTCTCATCATCTACCTCAGCGGCCGCAAGAGCCTGCCGCCGGAGTCTCGTGTCGCGGTCAACCCGCTGCCGAAGAACAAGCTCTACCTCTTCATCGTCGCCATCATCGTCGTCGTGCTCCTCGCGGGACTGCTGTGGATGACGAAGATCGTCAACCCGGACAACCTCGACTGGTGGATCGCGGGCATCTCTGCGGGCGCCGCTGCGTGCTACTTCATCGTCATGTACACATCACCGCAGACGGATTCCGATGAACGCTCCCGCGTTCTCGCGTTCATTCCGTTCTTCATCACGGTCGTCGTGTTCTGGTCGATGTACCAGCAGATCTTCGGCGTGCTCACCGTCTACTCGGATACGCAGCTCAACCGGTCGATCTTCGGTTGGGAGATGCCGATCAACTGGATCCAGCTGATCCCGGCGTTCTTCGTCATCGTGTTCGCTCCGCTGTTCGCGACCTTGTGGATGAAGCTCGGTCCGAAGCAGATCTCGACCCCGGTCAAGGCCGGTCTGTCGCTTGTGCTCATCGGCATCGGCTTCCTCATGTTCTTGCCCTTCGCTGAGGCCGGTACCAATGAGACGCCGCTGCTGTGGGTGGCTCTGACCCTGGCTGTGTTCGTCTTCGGTGAGCTGCTCATCTCGCCGGTGGGACTGTCGTTCTCGACGAAGGTCGCACCGAAGGTGTTCCAGTCGCAGATGATCGCAGTCTTCTTCCTCGCCTCGGGTGTGGGAACGGCGCTGTCCGGTGTCCTCGGCGGGTACTTCGACACCGCCAACCAGGCGCCGTACTGGACGTCGATCGGCGGAGCCTCCGTCGTGCTGGGTCTGCTCGCCCTGACGCTGACGAAGCCGATGCTCAAACTGCTGCGCGGCATCCGCTGA
- a CDS encoding CPBP family intramembrane glutamic endopeptidase: MDTERADPIDTARRGLLSGEAAATAVMALAAVVLFGLGTTFPQVRAFGYLPLAAGVIVAWSTNRRFARDHSVITGCLALISAISVEADISWENIARMGVVLSAVVIGPWLITRYVFDDRTIQFPLRRGQPWSRLEWGWLLFVVVVAWAVLPQYFMRTGVYLNWPPLETWSEIIRLFFGVNAVGIWDELFFICTVFALLRKHFSFWTANVFTTIIFVSFLWELGYRSIGPLLTIPFALVQAFIFTRTKSLPYTVTVHLLFDALVFLTIVHAHHPEALPIFIGV; the protein is encoded by the coding sequence GTGGACACCGAGCGCGCAGATCCCATCGATACCGCACGCCGTGGACTTCTCAGCGGGGAGGCTGCGGCGACCGCGGTGATGGCTCTCGCCGCGGTTGTGCTGTTCGGACTAGGAACGACATTTCCGCAGGTCAGGGCCTTCGGGTATCTGCCGTTGGCGGCCGGGGTCATCGTCGCGTGGTCGACGAATCGCCGCTTCGCACGCGATCACAGTGTCATCACCGGCTGCCTGGCCCTGATCTCCGCGATCTCCGTCGAAGCTGATATCTCGTGGGAGAACATCGCGCGGATGGGCGTCGTGCTCTCGGCCGTTGTCATCGGGCCGTGGCTGATCACCCGCTATGTGTTCGACGATCGCACGATCCAGTTCCCGCTGCGCCGAGGGCAGCCCTGGTCCCGGCTCGAATGGGGGTGGCTGCTGTTCGTCGTCGTGGTCGCCTGGGCGGTGCTGCCGCAGTACTTCATGCGCACCGGCGTGTACCTCAACTGGCCGCCGCTGGAGACCTGGTCGGAGATCATTCGCCTCTTCTTCGGTGTCAACGCCGTCGGCATCTGGGACGAGCTGTTCTTCATCTGCACCGTCTTTGCGCTGTTGCGCAAGCACTTCTCGTTCTGGACGGCGAACGTGTTCACCACGATCATCTTCGTCTCGTTCCTCTGGGAGCTCGGGTACCGGTCGATCGGGCCGCTGCTGACGATTCCCTTCGCGCTCGTCCAGGCGTTCATCTTCACCCGCACGAAGTCGCTGCCCTATACCGTCACTGTGCATCTGCTCTTCGACGCGCTCGTCTTCCTCACGATCGTCCACGCCCATCATCCCGAGGCGCTGCCGATCTTCATCGGCGTCTGA
- a CDS encoding molybdopterin molybdotransferase MoeA yields the protein MTPEDYSELIAELTPTAHPETVAAREAIGRTLRVDLVAQRSLPAFPTSAMDGFALDGAALQDARGGGAVPVIGDVPAGHDAPALRPGTAVRVMTGAPIPTGTEAVVPVEFTNAQATGGPPRSIRVSSLPEEVAKGWNIRAVGEDITAGDVVIAAGSRLSAAGVGTLAMLGIDEIAVDRAPRIGVIVTGDELRTTGTEAAGPLILNSNLPMLASMIAAEGSDVIEATCSDDSGELRGILGEMRRVADLVITTGGISAGAFEVVRQTLDGEHSRFLRLGLRPGAPQGHGRFGDLPLLHLPGTPQGAFIGFHLFARSLMNGQVLRTRWKKGLFAGPELAHHPKAVTLRPGAFTDTGEIRAADRARLPNFAAAEAIIRIPRGTGRLSPGSVIDYLEC from the coding sequence TTGACCCCTGAGGACTACTCCGAGCTCATCGCCGAACTCACCCCAACCGCGCACCCAGAGACCGTCGCAGCGCGCGAGGCGATCGGACGCACTCTTCGCGTCGACCTCGTCGCCCAGCGTTCGCTCCCGGCCTTTCCCACCTCGGCGATGGACGGGTTCGCCCTCGACGGCGCCGCACTGCAGGATGCGCGCGGCGGTGGTGCTGTCCCTGTCATCGGTGACGTTCCCGCCGGCCACGACGCCCCTGCGCTGCGTCCGGGCACAGCCGTGCGAGTGATGACCGGAGCCCCGATTCCCACCGGCACCGAGGCGGTCGTTCCCGTCGAATTTACCAATGCCCAGGCCACCGGAGGTCCTCCGCGCTCGATCCGCGTCTCCTCCCTCCCCGAGGAGGTCGCGAAGGGATGGAACATCCGCGCGGTGGGCGAGGACATCACGGCCGGCGATGTCGTCATCGCCGCCGGCTCCCGGCTGAGCGCGGCCGGTGTCGGCACCCTGGCCATGCTCGGCATCGATGAGATCGCCGTCGACCGTGCCCCGCGCATCGGGGTGATCGTCACCGGGGACGAACTGCGCACCACCGGCACCGAGGCGGCCGGACCGCTCATCCTCAATTCGAACCTGCCGATGCTCGCCTCCATGATCGCCGCTGAAGGGTCCGACGTCATCGAAGCGACGTGCAGCGACGATTCGGGGGAGCTGCGTGGCATCCTCGGCGAGATGCGCCGTGTAGCGGATCTCGTCATCACCACGGGAGGGATCAGCGCCGGCGCCTTCGAAGTCGTGCGTCAGACCTTGGACGGGGAGCACTCGAGGTTTCTGCGCTTGGGGCTGCGACCCGGGGCGCCGCAGGGCCATGGTCGTTTCGGTGATCTGCCGCTGCTGCACCTGCCGGGCACCCCGCAGGGAGCCTTCATCGGGTTCCATCTCTTCGCCCGGTCACTGATGAACGGCCAGGTGCTGCGCACTCGGTGGAAGAAGGGACTCTTCGCCGGCCCCGAACTCGCTCACCACCCGAAGGCGGTCACGCTTCGACCTGGTGCGTTCACGGACACCGGTGAGATCCGGGCCGCAGATCGGGCCCGCCTGCCGAACTTCGCAGCGGCCGAGGCGATCATCCGGATTCCTCGCGGCACGGGACGGCTGAGCCCGGGTTCCGTCATCGACTACCTCGAATGCTGA